The Rubricoccus marinus nucleotide sequence GACCGCAGGAGCGCCAGAGGCTCCGGCCGCTGCTCTGGGACCCCTCGCTGGAGGTCGCCATGACGGTTGCGCGGGCGCTCGCGCGCTCCGGCGACGCGGTCTCGCGGCGGCTGGTGATCGACGCGCTGGAGCGGTTCGAGTCCTGGGGCGCCGGGTCGCTCGCGGCCATGCTGGCGCTGTTCGGCGTGCGCGGCGGCGCCGTTCTCCAGGCCGCGCTCATGGACGCGACGCGGAGCGACCTCGCGCGCGTCTCCTGCGCCGAGGCGCTGCGGCGGCTCGTGTACGTCCCGGCGGCCGAACCGGCCGCCCGCGTGCTGGCCGAAGACGCCGACCGCGAGGTGCGGGCGGCCGTCCTGCGCCTCTTGCGCGACATCGGCGGGCCGGGCCACGCCGACGCGATCCGCCCCCTCTGCGACCACGAGGACCCCGTCCTCCGCCTCCACGCCATCAGCGCGCTCTCGGCGCTGAGCCTCTCGCCCATCGACGCCGCCCGCATCGAGTACGCGCTCCGCGACGAGTCCTCGTGGGTGTCGCTGCGGGCCGCCAGAGGCCTGATCGAATCTGGCCGCGTAGCCTCGTTGCAGACCGTGGCCTCTGGCGACGCGCCAGAGGCGGCGATCGCGCGGCAGGCGCTCGCGGAGGCCGGCTACTCCCCCGCCGAGACATGATGGAAACCCTGCGCCAGATCGTCTGGGTCGCCGACTGGGTCGTGTTCGGCTTTTTCGTGCTCGTGGCGGTGAGCTACACCACGGCGACGCTGCTGGCGCTCCCGGCGCTGCTCAAGCTGCGGCGGTGGTCCAGCACGTTCTACGTGGACGAGGTGGCGGCATCGGCGACCTCGCCGCCGATCACGCTGATCGCGCCGATGTACAACGAGGCGATGGTGTGCGTAGAGGCCGTGCGCGCGCTGCTCGGCGTGGACTACCCGACAAAGGACGTGCTCGTCGTGGCCGACGGCTGCAAGGACGACACCGTTGAGCGGCTCATTGCCGCGTTCGACATGGAGGAGGCCATGCGCTCCGCCACGGCCACGATCCCGACCGCCGCCATCCGCACGGCGTACCGCAGCCGGAGCCGCCCGGACCTCTGGCTGATCGACAAGGAGAACGGCGGCAAGGCGGACGCCATCAACGTGGGCATCAACCACTGCCGGACGCCGCTGCTGTGCACGCTGGACGGCGACAGCCTCCTGGGGCCGGACGCGCTGCACCGCATCGTGCAGCCGTTCCTCAAAGACGCGACGACGATCGCCGCTGGCGGCACGATCGGCATCGTGAACGATTGCACCGTGCGGTTTGGGCGCGTGACGCGGATTCAGCTTCCCAACAAGTGGATCCCCCGCTTCCAGGTGTTGGAATACATCCGGGCATTCGCCTCGGCGCGCGTGGGGTGGAACGCGGCGCACGCGCTGCCGCTGATCTCGGGCGCCTTCGGGCTGTTCCGCCGTGAGGCGCTCGTGGCCGTTGGCGGGCTGGACACCGACGCGACGGGCGAGGACTTCGAGGTGACTGCGCGCCTGCACCGGCACTACCGCGAAGCGGGGATCCCGTACAAGATCGAGTACGTGCCGGACGCCGTCTCGTGGACCGAGTGCCCCTCCGACCTCAAGGTGCTCGGCAAGCAGCGCGACCGCTGGCACAAGGGCGGCATGGAGGTGATGTGGAAGCACCGCGCGATGCTGCTCAACCCGCGCTATGGTCGCATCGGGATGGTCTCGCTGCCCGTCTTCTTCATCGTCGAGATGATGGGGCCGGTGATCGAGGTGTGCGGCTACGTCGCGTTCGCGCTCTCGCTGTGGCTCGGCATTATCAACGTGCCGATGGCGGCGCTGCTTCTGGCGCTGGCCTTCGTGCTCGGGCTCGCGCAGTCCATCGCGGCGCTGGCGCTGGAGCAGTACGCGTTCCGGCGCTACACCTCGCTCCCCGATCTGCTCATGCTGCTCGCGCTCACCGTCGTGGAGAACCTCGGGTACCGCCAACTCACCGTCTGGTGGCGCGTGCGCGGCTTCTGGAAGTTCCTCCGTGGCGACACCTCCTGGGGCGAGATGACCCGCTCCGGCTTCAACACCGCCGACCCGGCCTGATGCCTACGCATTCCGCTCCTTTGCCCTACCGCCCTCCGACGCCCCCCGCCCACGCCTCTGGCGCCAGAGGCGCGCTCTGCCTGTGGGTGTGCGCCGTGGCAGCCGTGCTCCTGGCCTCCGGCGCGAGCGCGCAGAGCGGCTGGGGCGGCGGCGCCTTTTTCAACGCCGACGTGTTCCGCGCCGACCGCGAGGCGTGGCACGAGGAGCGCCTGGTCGTGCAGCGCCGCTTCTCAGCCGGGGCGGCCTCGCTGGAAGGCGGGACCGTCTCGCGCAACGGCTTTACCGACCCCTTTGTCGCGACGGACCTGTACGCCCGCGCGGGCACCCGCGGCTACGGCAACCTGCGCGCGCAGTGGGCGCCCGAGGCCTCTGGCGTGCCGCGTCTGGACCTCCTCGCCGAGGCTTACGCGGTCGTCGGCACGGGCTGGGAGGCCTCTCTGGGTGCGAGGCACATCGTCACCGCGAGCAGCGCCGCCACGCTAGGGACCGGCTCCGTCGCGAAGTACGTCGGCAACTGGACCGTCCGCGCCAGAGGCGTCGCGACGCTGGACGAGACGATCGCGGTTTCCACCTCGCTCTCGGCGCGCTACCTCTTCGACGGCGTCGGCGGGCTGACGGCTCCGTTCGCCGAGGTCACCGTCGGGCGTGGGCGGGAGCCGGTTGTGGCGGCAGGTGGGCTGGAGATCCGGCCGTCCTGGGTGGTGAACGGCCGGGTCCAGCGCGAGGTGCGCTCTGGCTTCGGCGTCTCGGCCTCGCTGGGCTACATCTGGGACGACTCGCTGACGCGCTGGACGGGAGGCCTGGGTGTGACGGGACGGTTTTAGCCACGGGGCCGCGCGCGAGGCCACGCCTCATACGCCAGAGGCCCGCGCCACTAGCTTCCACACCCCGCCTCTGGCGCCGCGTAACCTCGCGGCGCCGCGCCCGTTGAGAGCCGCGACCCTCTCCCCCATCATGCGCCTTCGATCCGCCCTCGCCCTCGCCGCGCTCCTGTTCCCCGCGTTCCTCCACGCTCAGGTGGTGCAGACCGCCGGGGCGCAACCCGACGGTTCGCTGCCGCCAGAGGCCTCTGGCGGGATCACGCTCGAAGAGGCCATCGCGCTAGCGTTGCGCACGAGCCCAGAGGTCGCGCGCGCAGAGCTGGCCGAAGAGGGCCGCGGGCTCGCCATCAGCGGCGCCCGGACGGAGCGGTTGCCGTCTGTCAGTTTTTCAGCGCAGCCGTCACAGAGCTACGGCCTCTCCTTTGACCAGACCACCGGCCAGCTGGTCTCCCAGACCGTTGAGAGCTTCAACACGGGGCTGAGCGCGAACGTGCAGATCTACGACGGCGGCCGAACGCGGGCGCTCGTGCGGCAGGCCGAGTTCGACCGCGCCGCCGCCGAGGCCTCTGGCGAGCGGACGCGCCAGACCGTCGCGGCCGATGTGGCCGACCGCTTTTTGCAGCTCCTCCTGGACCGGCAGCTGGTCGAGATCCAGACCGAGCAGTTGGAGGCCGCGCGGCAGCAGCTGGACCGCGCGCAGCGCCTCGTGGCCGCTGGCGCGAGGCCCGAAAGCGACCTCCCCGCTGCCCGCGCGACCGTAGCCGAGCGCGTGGCCGCCCTCGCTGAAGCGACCGCCTCCATCGCGCGAGACCAGGTGCGTCTGCTGGACCGGCTCGGGCTTGGGCCTCTGGCGGAGGTGACGTTTGTCGGACCGACGCTGGAAGAGCTGGAGGCCGCCGGGCTGCTGGACCTCGCCGCGCCAGAGGTGGCCGCGCTCGTAGAGGCGGCGCTGGACTCGCGCCAGGACCTGCGCGCTCAAGAGATCGCCGTGGACGCGGCCGTGGCAGGCGAGGCGCTTGCGCGGACGGCCTCGCGGCCCAACGTGAGCGCCTTCGGCCAGATCGGGACGGGATATTCCAGCCTCGCCAGCCGCCTGACCAACCCGGACGCTGAGCCCACGCTGCTCCCGGTCACGCTCTCGGACGGTTCGCCGGTCCTCCTGGGAGGCGTCCCGTTTGTCGTCCCGCAGCAGCCGGACTTCGAGTTTGAGACGACGCCGTTTTTCAGCCAGCTCGGTGACAACCGCAGCGGCAGCCTCGGCATCAGCGTGACGGTCCCCATCTTCGACCGCTTCGCGGCGCGGCGCCAGAGGCAGGAGGCCCGCCTCCAATCGGAAAACGCGCGCGTCGAGCTGGACGCGCTGCGCCGCTCGGTCTCGGCGGAGATCGGGCTCGCCGCCGTCGAGATCGCAGGGGCCGAGGCGCGCCTGGACGCCGCCAACGCCCGCGTCGAGGCTGCCCAGGCAGCAGTGGACGCGGAGGAGGCCCGCTACAGCCTCGGCGTGACCACGCCGTACGACCTCGCCGACGCCCGCGGCCGCCTCGCCGAGGCGCTGGCGGCGCGCGCGCAGTCCGCGTACACGCTCGTCTTTCGCCGCGCGCTGCTCCGCCTCGCCACCGGCGACGAGATCACCGACCTCATCCCCTAGCGCCGCTGGCGCGCCCGCGCTCTGGCTTCTGGCGCCAGAGGCCCCTCCCGCATCCTGACGCATCCCACCCATGTCCCCAACGAAGAAACTCCTGATCGCCCTCGGTGTGGCCGTCGTGCTCCTGGTCGTCGTGGCCGTGGTGGTCGGCGGCGGCGGAGAGGACGGCGTCGAGGTGGAGACCGCCGAGGCGCGCGTGCGCCCGATTACCCAGGCGGTGACCGCCTCTGGCGTGGTCGCGGCCGAGAGCGAGGTGAGCATCTCGCCGGACGTCTCAGGTGAGGTCATCTTCGTGGGCGTCAAAGAAGGCGACGCCGTGGAGCGCGGACAACTTCTGCTCCGCATCCGCCCAGACACGTACGCCTCGCAGCGGCAGCAGGCGCTCGCGGGCGTGCGCGCCTCGCAGACGGATGTGGAGGCCGCGCGCGCGGACGCCGCGCAGGTGGCCGCCGAGCGCGGGCAGCTCCAGGCCGACATCGCGCAGGCCACGGCCGAGCGAGACCGCGCGCAGCGCACGATGGACCGCCAGCAATCCTTGCTGGACCAGGGGCTCGGCAGCGAGGTCGAGTTGGAGAACGCCAGAGGCGCCTTTGAGCAGGCCCGCGCGGCCGAGCAGGCGGCAAAGGCCCGGCTCGCAACGCTCGACACCCGCATCGCGAGCGCGCAGGCGCGGATTCGCGGCGCCGAAGCTCGGGTTTCCAGCGCGCAGGCCAGCGCGCAGCAGGCGGGTCAGCAGCTCGCGCAGACGGCGATCTACGCGCCCATGAGCGGGACCGTCACCTACCTCAACGTCGAAGCCGGCGAGCGCGTGGTCGGTACGGCCACGATGGCGGGCACCGAACTGCTCCGCATCGCGCAGCTCAACGACATGACCATCGAGATCGAGGTGAGTGAGACCGACGTGGCGAACCTCGCGCTGGGAGACAGTGCCCGCGTCGAAGTGGACGCGTTCCCGGACGACCCGCTCGTCGGCGTCGTCAGCGAGATCGCGACGAGCGCCCGCACGGCGCCCAACGCCAGCGGCCAGGCCTCCACCAACTTCCCGGTCACGATCGCCATCCTCGCCTCGGGCGAGACGCCAGAGGGCGTCACGCTCGCCGCCTCGGGCGAAGAGCGCACGCCTCGGGCGCCGTCGGTGCGCGTGAGGCCGGGCATGAACGGGACGGTGGACGTGTTCACGCGGACAGTCCCCAACGCCGTCGTCGTGCCCATCCAGGCCGTGACCGTGCGCGATCTGAACGCGATCCGCCGGGACAGTCTCGAAACGGCAAACGCCAAGGGCGACGAGACCGCCGACCCCGACGCCGTCCCGGAAGAGGAAGACCTCCGCCGCGTGGTCTTCGTGGTGGTAGACGGCAAGGCCGAGATGCGCTTGGTCGAAACCGGCATCGCGGACGACACGCACATCGAGATCACATCCGGCCTGGCAGGCGGCGAAACGGTCGTCACCGGCCCCTTCAAACTTCTCCGCACCACGCTGGACTCTGGCGATGCGGTCAAGGAGGAGTGAGCCAGTAGCCAGTAGCCAGTAGCCAGTAGCCAGTAGCCAAAGCAGCGCGGCCTCTGGCGCGGAGTCAAGCTGCCAGAGGCGGCGCTCACTCGCCGCTGTCCACACGCCAGAGGCCTCTGGCGCCCGATCCCAACGCCTTTCCCTGTCACGGGCCACTCCCTGTTGGCCGCTTCCCCGCCCCCATGCCTGTCATCGAAATCGCCGACGTCTGGAAGACCTACACCATGGGCACCCAGAAGGTGCACGCGTTGCGCGGGTGCTCGCTGGAAGTCGAGAAAGGCGAGTACGTCGCCATCATGGGACCGTCGGGCAGCGGCAAGAGCACGCTGATGAACGTCATCGGCTGCCTGGACGCGCCCACGAGGGGGATGTACCGGCTGGCCGATCGCGACGTCTCGCGCCTCACGGACGACCAGTTGGCCGAGGTGCGCAACAGCGAGATCGGGTTCGTCTTCCAGACCTTCAACCTGCTCCCGCGCCAGGACTGCATCCAGAACGTGGAACTCCCGCTGGTGTACGCCGGCGTCTCGCGCAAGGAGCGCCGCGAGCGCGCGAGTGACGTCTTGCGCTCGGTCGGGCTCGGGGACCGGATGGACCACAAGCCCAACGAGCTCTCGGGCGGGCAGCGGCAGCGCGTGGCCGTGGCGCGCGCGCTCGTCAACCGCCCCGCCATCCTCCTGGCCGACGAGCCGACCGGCAACCTGGACAGCACGACGAGCGACGAGATCATGCGCCTCTTCGAGAAGCTGTACCGCAGCGGCAACACCATCATCGTGGTCACGCACGAGGACGACATCGCCGAGCACGCCCGCCGCGTGGTGCGCCTCCGCGATGGGTCCGTCGAGACGGACCGGTCTGTGGCCGCGCCACACATGGCCGCGCTCTCCGACGCGGAGTTGGACGCGACGCCAGAGGCGGTATAGGGCTTCGGGCGTAGGCACGGCGGCCCGAGGGTGGCCTCTGGCGCCAGTCCCGCCAGAAGCGAGCACGCGTGGGAGGTGGACACGTCGGGGTGGGCCGCTGGCGTCTACGTCGTCCGCGCCGAGACCAAGGACGGGGCGGTGAGCGCGGGGCTGACGGTCGCGCGGTAGCGCCAGGGGCCGCTACCCGTTCTGCTCGCGCCAGCGGCGCGCGTTGGCTTCGGCGTTGGCCGCATTTCGCGCCATGCCCTCGGGCGTGGTCCGCTTGAGAGGGCTCTTGCGGAGCCGCTGCCGGAACGCTTCCAGGTCCATCTCCTGCCACGTCGCCAGAGGCGTCTCGGCTACTTCCGGGCGGGCTTGGAAGCGGGCGTCGCGGGTCTCACGGGCAAACTTGTTCCACGGGCACACGTCCTGGCAGATGTCGCAGCCGAAGATCCACGGGCCAAACTCCTTCGCCAGCTCCTGCGCCTGGGGCGGCCACGCAGCGCCGCGCTGCTCGATGGTGTGATACGAAATGCAGCGCGTCGCGTCGATCTGGTAGGGTTGGTCCAGTGCATCCGTCGGGCAGGCGTCCAGGCAGCGCGTGCAGCTTCCGCAGTGGTCCGCCGCGAACGGGTCGTCG carries:
- a CDS encoding HEAT repeat domain-containing protein is translated as MMLSLATIPLSRLITLALVAMILLAGGLVIAAIVAQWMGTQADARRDRNWARWEPMLLDMLAGERDPRSLGLMVTPRERLDFFRLIVAYALRLGGESRRVLAEAASLHLGAALELLSHPRADQRALAAHLVGLVGGPQERQRLRPLLWDPSLEVAMTVARALARSGDAVSRRLVIDALERFESWGAGSLAAMLALFGVRGGAVLQAALMDATRSDLARVSCAEALRRLVYVPAAEPAARVLAEDADREVRAAVLRLLRDIGGPGHADAIRPLCDHEDPVLRLHAISALSALSLSPIDAARIEYALRDESSWVSLRAARGLIESGRVASLQTVASGDAPEAAIARQALAEAGYSPAET
- a CDS encoding glycosyltransferase family 2 protein, coding for MMETLRQIVWVADWVVFGFFVLVAVSYTTATLLALPALLKLRRWSSTFYVDEVAASATSPPITLIAPMYNEAMVCVEAVRALLGVDYPTKDVLVVADGCKDDTVERLIAAFDMEEAMRSATATIPTAAIRTAYRSRSRPDLWLIDKENGGKADAINVGINHCRTPLLCTLDGDSLLGPDALHRIVQPFLKDATTIAAGGTIGIVNDCTVRFGRVTRIQLPNKWIPRFQVLEYIRAFASARVGWNAAHALPLISGAFGLFRREALVAVGGLDTDATGEDFEVTARLHRHYREAGIPYKIEYVPDAVSWTECPSDLKVLGKQRDRWHKGGMEVMWKHRAMLLNPRYGRIGMVSLPVFFIVEMMGPVIEVCGYVAFALSLWLGIINVPMAALLLALAFVLGLAQSIAALALEQYAFRRYTSLPDLLMLLALTVVENLGYRQLTVWWRVRGFWKFLRGDTSWGEMTRSGFNTADPA
- a CDS encoding YaiO family outer membrane beta-barrel protein yields the protein MPTHSAPLPYRPPTPPAHASGARGALCLWVCAVAAVLLASGASAQSGWGGGAFFNADVFRADREAWHEERLVVQRRFSAGAASLEGGTVSRNGFTDPFVATDLYARAGTRGYGNLRAQWAPEASGVPRLDLLAEAYAVVGTGWEASLGARHIVTASSAATLGTGSVAKYVGNWTVRARGVATLDETIAVSTSLSARYLFDGVGGLTAPFAEVTVGRGREPVVAAGGLEIRPSWVVNGRVQREVRSGFGVSASLGYIWDDSLTRWTGGLGVTGRF
- a CDS encoding TolC family protein; this encodes MRLRSALALAALLFPAFLHAQVVQTAGAQPDGSLPPEASGGITLEEAIALALRTSPEVARAELAEEGRGLAISGARTERLPSVSFSAQPSQSYGLSFDQTTGQLVSQTVESFNTGLSANVQIYDGGRTRALVRQAEFDRAAAEASGERTRQTVAADVADRFLQLLLDRQLVEIQTEQLEAARQQLDRAQRLVAAGARPESDLPAARATVAERVAALAEATASIARDQVRLLDRLGLGPLAEVTFVGPTLEELEAAGLLDLAAPEVAALVEAALDSRQDLRAQEIAVDAAVAGEALARTASRPNVSAFGQIGTGYSSLASRLTNPDAEPTLLPVTLSDGSPVLLGGVPFVVPQQPDFEFETTPFFSQLGDNRSGSLGISVTVPIFDRFAARRQRQEARLQSENARVELDALRRSVSAEIGLAAVEIAGAEARLDAANARVEAAQAAVDAEEARYSLGVTTPYDLADARGRLAEALAARAQSAYTLVFRRALLRLATGDEITDLIP
- a CDS encoding HlyD family secretion protein, with the translated sequence MSPTKKLLIALGVAVVLLVVVAVVVGGGGEDGVEVETAEARVRPITQAVTASGVVAAESEVSISPDVSGEVIFVGVKEGDAVERGQLLLRIRPDTYASQRQQALAGVRASQTDVEAARADAAQVAAERGQLQADIAQATAERDRAQRTMDRQQSLLDQGLGSEVELENARGAFEQARAAEQAAKARLATLDTRIASAQARIRGAEARVSSAQASAQQAGQQLAQTAIYAPMSGTVTYLNVEAGERVVGTATMAGTELLRIAQLNDMTIEIEVSETDVANLALGDSARVEVDAFPDDPLVGVVSEIATSARTAPNASGQASTNFPVTIAILASGETPEGVTLAASGEERTPRAPSVRVRPGMNGTVDVFTRTVPNAVVVPIQAVTVRDLNAIRRDSLETANAKGDETADPDAVPEEEDLRRVVFVVVDGKAEMRLVETGIADDTHIEITSGLAGGETVVTGPFKLLRTTLDSGDAVKEE
- a CDS encoding ABC transporter ATP-binding protein produces the protein MPVIEIADVWKTYTMGTQKVHALRGCSLEVEKGEYVAIMGPSGSGKSTLMNVIGCLDAPTRGMYRLADRDVSRLTDDQLAEVRNSEIGFVFQTFNLLPRQDCIQNVELPLVYAGVSRKERRERASDVLRSVGLGDRMDHKPNELSGGQRQRVAVARALVNRPAILLADEPTGNLDSTTSDEIMRLFEKLYRSGNTIIVVTHEDDIAEHARRVVRLRDGSVETDRSVAAPHMAALSDAELDATPEAV